A genomic stretch from Arachis stenosperma cultivar V10309 chromosome 3, arast.V10309.gnm1.PFL2, whole genome shotgun sequence includes:
- the LOC130969863 gene encoding uncharacterized protein LOC130969863, whose amino-acid sequence MDEIQQKFIKVDGLNLHIAEIGTGQNVVVFLHGFPEIWYSWRHQMIALANAGFKAIAPDFRGYGLSDPSPNATFSHLLTDLLAILDSLAIPKVFLVGKDFGGRPAYLFSILHPERVLGVITLGVPYVPPGPLHFSKLLPEGFYISRWQEPGRAEADFGRFDAKTVVRKIYTLFSRSEIPIAQENQEILDLVDSSTPLPPWFTEEDLATYGALYEKSGFQTALKVPYRSLGEKINLPSEAIVKVPALLIMGGKDYTLKFPGIEDLTKAEKAKELVPNQEITFIPEGTHFVQEQFPAEVNQLIFAFLAKHT is encoded by the exons ATGGATGAAATCCAGCAAAAGTTCATCAAAGTTGACGGTCTCAACCTCCACATCGCTGAAATCGGAACAG GTCAAAACGTCGTCGTATTCCTGCACGGGTTCCCTGAGATATGGTACTCGTGGCGCCACCAGATGATTGCCCTCGCCAATGCAGGTTTCAAAGCCATCGCCCCCGATTTCAGAGGCTACGGTCTCTCTGATCCCTCGCCAAACGCCACGTTCTCTCATCTTCTCACTGACCTCCTTGCAATTCTTGATTCTCTTGCTATTCCCAAG GTTTTTCTTGTTGGGAAAGATTTTGGAGGCCGTCCTGCATATTTGTTTTCCATTTTACACCCGGAAAGGGTCCTGGGAGTTATCACATTGGGAGTTCCTTATGTTCCACCAGGCCCGTTACATTTCTCTAAGCTCCTTCCTGAAGGTTTCTACATTTCGAGATGGCAG GAACCAGGGAGGGCTGAGGCCGATTTCGGACGCTTTGATGCAAAGACTGTTGTGCGGAAGATTTACACCCTCTTTTCAAGAAGTGAAATACCAATAGCTCAAGAAAACCAGGAGATCTTGGATTTGGTTGATTCATCTACTCCTCTTCCCCCTTGGTTCACAGAGGAAGATCTTGCAACATATGGGGCCTTGTATGAGAAATCTGGATTCCAAACTGCGTTGAAGGTTCCATATAG ATCCCTTGGTGAAAAAATTAACTTGCCATCAGAAGCTATAGTCAAAGTTCCAGCACTTCTGATAATGGGTGGGAAGGACTATACTCTGAAGTTTCCGGGGATTGAGGATTTGACAAAGGCTGAAAAGGCGAAAGAGCTTGTGCCGAATCAGGAGATAACATTCATCCCTGAGGGGACACATTTTGTTCAAGAACAATTCCCTGCAGAAGTCAATCAGCTTATCTTTGCCTTCCTTGCCAAGCACACTTGA
- the LOC130970390 gene encoding cytochrome P450 736A117-like isoform X2, translated as MRSLAVLHLLSNKRVQSYSRVREEEAARMVETIKEFASSSVPLNLSEIFSGVTNDIVCRIALGRRYRGGGEGCNKFQELLLEFGELLGTISIGDYIPWLSWLNKIDGSYKRASRVAKRLDEFLDQVIAEHVGSRKRKEQEGLTDNVDDFVDVLLSVTSNAVGFEFDTITMKAILLDMFAAGTDTTYTVLEWAMAELLKRPAVMHKLQDEVRTVVGNRSNITEQDLVHMNYLKAVIKETLRLHPSLPVLVPRESTKGIKLNGYDIEAGTQVLVNAWAVATDPKCWDQPLEFKPERFLNSSVDFKGCDFQFIPFGAGRRGCPGVQFATAVDEIVLATLVHHFDWDLSAASKEVDMSETHGLALHLKSPLLAIATPYYE; from the exons ATGAGGAGCCTAGCCGTGTTGCACCTTCTGAGCAACAAAAGGGTTCAATCGTACAGTCGTGTTAGGGAAGAAGAAGCTGCAAGAATGGTTGAAACCATCAAAGAGtttgcttcttcttctgtgCCGTTAAACTTGTCTGAGATATTCTCCGGTGTTACAAATGACATAGTGTGTAGAATTGCTCTAGGGAGGAGATACCGTGGAGGAGGAGAAGGGTGCAACAAGTTTCAGGAGCTGTTGTTGGAGTTTGGAGAGTTGTTGGGTACAATATCAATAGGGGACTATATTCCATGGCTTAGTTGGTTGAACAAGATTGATGGTTCTTATAAAAGAGCATCAAGAGTGGCCAAGCGTCTCGATGAGTTTTTGGATCAAGTGATTGCGGAGCATGTTGGTTCTAGGAAAAGGAAAGAACAAGAGGGACTTACTGATAATGTTGATGATTTTGTGGATGTTTTGCTTTCTGTCACCAGTAACGCCGTTGGATTTGAGTTTGACACAATAACAATGAAGGCAATACTCCTG GACATGTTTGCGGCAGGTACGGACACTACGTACACTGTGCTAGAATGGGCAATGGCGGAACTGTTAAAACGGCCGGCGGTTATGCACAAACTGCAAGATGAAGTGAGAACTGTTGTTGGAAACAGAAGCAACATAACCGAACAAGATTTGGTTCACATGAACTACTTGAAAGCTGTGATCAAAGAAACACTTCGGTTGCACCCTTCACTTCCAGTTCTAGTTCCTAGAGAATCCACCAAAGGCATCAAGCTGAATGGGTATGACATTGAAGCTGGAACACAGGTGTTGGTGAATGCatgggccgttgcaacggacccaaAGTGTTGGGACCAGCCACTTGAGTTCAAGCCAGAGAGGTTCTTAAACAGTTCGGTGGATTTCAAAGGGTGTGATTTTCAGTTTATTCCTTTTGGTGCAGGGAGGAGAGGGTGCCCTGGGGTGCAGTTTGCCACTGCTGTTGATGAGATTGTGCTGGCTACCCTTGTTCATCACTTTGATTGGGATTTGTCTGCTGCTTCTAAGGAAGTGGACATGTCTGAAACTCATGGACTAGCCCTGCATTTGAAATCACCTCTCTTGGCTATAGCAACCCCTTATTATgaatga
- the LOC130970390 gene encoding cytochrome P450 736A117-like isoform X3: MLLHFGNVPVLVVSSADMAEEVMKTHDLVFSNRPRRKMSDILLYDSKDIANSAYGEYWRQMRSLAVLHLLSNKRVQSYSRVREEEAARMVETIKEFASSSVPLNLSEIFSGVTNDIVCRIALGRRYRGGGEGCNKFQELLLEFGELLGTISIGDYIPWLSWLNKIDGSYKRASRVAKRLDEFLDQVIAEHVGSRKRKEQEGLTDNVDDFVDVLLSVTSNAVGFEFDTITMKAILLDMFAAGTDTTYTVLEWAMAELLKRPAVMHKLQDEVRTVVGNRSNITEQDLVHMNYLKAVIKETLRLHPSLPVLVPRESTKGIKLNGYDIEAGTQVLVNAWAVATDPKCWDQPLEFKPERFLNSSVDFKGCDFQFIPFGAGRRGCPGVQFATAVDEIVLATLVHHFDWDLSAASKEVDMSETHGLALHLKSPLLAIATPYYE, translated from the exons ATGCTCCTTCACTTCGGAAACGTTCCAGTGCTAGTGGTGTCTTCGGCCGACATGGCGGAAGAGGTGATGAAGACGCACGACTTGGTGTTCTCCAACAGACCACGGCGTAAGATGAGTGACATACTCTTGTACGATTCTAAAGACATAGCTAACTCTGCTTATG GTGAATACTGGAGGCAGATGAGGAGCCTAGCCGTGTTGCACCTTCTGAGCAACAAAAGGGTTCAATCGTACAGTCGTGTTAGGGAAGAAGAAGCTGCAAGAATGGTTGAAACCATCAAAGAGtttgcttcttcttctgtgCCGTTAAACTTGTCTGAGATATTCTCCGGTGTTACAAATGACATAGTGTGTAGAATTGCTCTAGGGAGGAGATACCGTGGAGGAGGAGAAGGGTGCAACAAGTTTCAGGAGCTGTTGTTGGAGTTTGGAGAGTTGTTGGGTACAATATCAATAGGGGACTATATTCCATGGCTTAGTTGGTTGAACAAGATTGATGGTTCTTATAAAAGAGCATCAAGAGTGGCCAAGCGTCTCGATGAGTTTTTGGATCAAGTGATTGCGGAGCATGTTGGTTCTAGGAAAAGGAAAGAACAAGAGGGACTTACTGATAATGTTGATGATTTTGTGGATGTTTTGCTTTCTGTCACCAGTAACGCCGTTGGATTTGAGTTTGACACAATAACAATGAAGGCAATACTCCTG GACATGTTTGCGGCAGGTACGGACACTACGTACACTGTGCTAGAATGGGCAATGGCGGAACTGTTAAAACGGCCGGCGGTTATGCACAAACTGCAAGATGAAGTGAGAACTGTTGTTGGAAACAGAAGCAACATAACCGAACAAGATTTGGTTCACATGAACTACTTGAAAGCTGTGATCAAAGAAACACTTCGGTTGCACCCTTCACTTCCAGTTCTAGTTCCTAGAGAATCCACCAAAGGCATCAAGCTGAATGGGTATGACATTGAAGCTGGAACACAGGTGTTGGTGAATGCatgggccgttgcaacggacccaaAGTGTTGGGACCAGCCACTTGAGTTCAAGCCAGAGAGGTTCTTAAACAGTTCGGTGGATTTCAAAGGGTGTGATTTTCAGTTTATTCCTTTTGGTGCAGGGAGGAGAGGGTGCCCTGGGGTGCAGTTTGCCACTGCTGTTGATGAGATTGTGCTGGCTACCCTTGTTCATCACTTTGATTGGGATTTGTCTGCTGCTTCTAAGGAAGTGGACATGTCTGAAACTCATGGACTAGCCCTGCATTTGAAATCACCTCTCTTGGCTATAGCAACCCCTTATTATgaatga
- the LOC130970390 gene encoding cytochrome P450 736A117-like isoform X1, with amino-acid sequence MSESGMLLYDSKDIAKSAYGEYWRQMRSLAVLHLLSNKRVQSYSRVREEEAARMVETIKEFASSSVPLNLSEIFSGVTNDIVCRIALGRRYRGGGEGCNKFQELLLEFGELLGTISIGDYIPWLSWLNKIDGSYKRASRVAKRLDEFLDQVIAEHVGSRKRKEQEGLTDNVDDFVDVLLSVTSNAVGFEFDTITMKAILLDMFAAGTDTTYTVLEWAMAELLKRPAVMHKLQDEVRTVVGNRSNITEQDLVHMNYLKAVIKETLRLHPSLPVLVPRESTKGIKLNGYDIEAGTQVLVNAWAVATDPKCWDQPLEFKPERFLNSSVDFKGCDFQFIPFGAGRRGCPGVQFATAVDEIVLATLVHHFDWDLSAASKEVDMSETHGLALHLKSPLLAIATPYYE; translated from the exons GTGAATACTGGAGGCAGATGAGGAGCCTAGCCGTGTTGCACCTTCTGAGCAACAAAAGGGTTCAATCGTACAGTCGTGTTAGGGAAGAAGAAGCTGCAAGAATGGTTGAAACCATCAAAGAGtttgcttcttcttctgtgCCGTTAAACTTGTCTGAGATATTCTCCGGTGTTACAAATGACATAGTGTGTAGAATTGCTCTAGGGAGGAGATACCGTGGAGGAGGAGAAGGGTGCAACAAGTTTCAGGAGCTGTTGTTGGAGTTTGGAGAGTTGTTGGGTACAATATCAATAGGGGACTATATTCCATGGCTTAGTTGGTTGAACAAGATTGATGGTTCTTATAAAAGAGCATCAAGAGTGGCCAAGCGTCTCGATGAGTTTTTGGATCAAGTGATTGCGGAGCATGTTGGTTCTAGGAAAAGGAAAGAACAAGAGGGACTTACTGATAATGTTGATGATTTTGTGGATGTTTTGCTTTCTGTCACCAGTAACGCCGTTGGATTTGAGTTTGACACAATAACAATGAAGGCAATACTCCTG GACATGTTTGCGGCAGGTACGGACACTACGTACACTGTGCTAGAATGGGCAATGGCGGAACTGTTAAAACGGCCGGCGGTTATGCACAAACTGCAAGATGAAGTGAGAACTGTTGTTGGAAACAGAAGCAACATAACCGAACAAGATTTGGTTCACATGAACTACTTGAAAGCTGTGATCAAAGAAACACTTCGGTTGCACCCTTCACTTCCAGTTCTAGTTCCTAGAGAATCCACCAAAGGCATCAAGCTGAATGGGTATGACATTGAAGCTGGAACACAGGTGTTGGTGAATGCatgggccgttgcaacggacccaaAGTGTTGGGACCAGCCACTTGAGTTCAAGCCAGAGAGGTTCTTAAACAGTTCGGTGGATTTCAAAGGGTGTGATTTTCAGTTTATTCCTTTTGGTGCAGGGAGGAGAGGGTGCCCTGGGGTGCAGTTTGCCACTGCTGTTGATGAGATTGTGCTGGCTACCCTTGTTCATCACTTTGATTGGGATTTGTCTGCTGCTTCTAAGGAAGTGGACATGTCTGAAACTCATGGACTAGCCCTGCATTTGAAATCACCTCTCTTGGCTATAGCAACCCCTTATTATgaatga